One Miscanthus floridulus cultivar M001 chromosome 11, ASM1932011v1, whole genome shotgun sequence DNA window includes the following coding sequences:
- the LOC136493563 gene encoding uncharacterized protein translates to MAAAGGEIAGASSGTRTKRLKIAVIHPDLGIGGAERLIVDAACQLAAHGHDVHVFTSHHDKNRCFEETVSGLFPVTVYGDFLPRHVFYRFHAVCAYLRCIFVALCVLLRWPFFDVILVDQVSVVIPLLKLRASSKIIFYCHFPDLLLAQHTTMLRRLYRKPIDMIEETTTGMADLILVNSKFTAATFARTFSGLHARGIEPGVLYPAVSVEQFHEPHAYKLNFLSINRFERKKNLDLAISAFALLRSLASTLPGDALQEATLTVAGGYDKRLKENVEYLEELKRLAVTEGVSGQVNFVTSCSTSERNELLSNCLCVLYTPKDEHFGIVPLEAMAAHKPVIACNSGGPVETVVNEVTGFLCDPSPAEFSKAMLKLVNDHDLAVRLGEQARDHVVQKFSTKTLGDLLNSYVLNVYHERIE, encoded by the exons atggcggcggcgggaggAGAAATTGCCGGCGCTTCGTCGGGAACGAGGACGAAACGGCTTAAGATTGCCGTCATCCACCCGGATCTCGGAATCG GTGGTGCTGAGAGATTGATTGTCGATGCAGCTTGCCAGCTTGCTGCCCACGGCCATGATGTTCATGTCTTCACATCACATCATGATAAAAACCGTTGCTTTGAGGAGACTGTTTCTG GTTTGTTTCCAGTTACTGTATATGGAGATTTCCTGCCTCGTCATGTGTTTTACCGCTTTCATGCTGTTTGTGCTTATCTTCGCTGCATTTTTGTTGCACTCTGTGTGCTACTCAGATGGCCCTTCTTTGATGTCATATTGGTAGACCAGGTTTCTGTTGTGATTCCACTACTTAAACTAAGGGCATCATCAAAG ATAATATTTTATTGTCACTTCCCTGATCTATTACTTGCGCAACATACTACTATGCTCCGGAGGTTATATCGTAAGCCAATTGACATGATTGAGGAAACGACTACTG GTATGGCTGATTTGATTCTAGTTAATAGCAAGTTCACTGCAGCAACTTTTGCAAGGACCTTTTCTGGTTTACATGCTAGAGGAATCGAGCCTGGTGTTCTATATCCAGCTGTCTCTGTTGAGCAGTTTCACGAACCCCATGCTTATAA ATTGAATTTCCTATCAATCAACCGGTTTGAGAGGAAAAAGAATCTTGATCTTGCCATTTCAGCATTTGCTTTGCTCCGTTCTCTTGCTTCAACTCTACCTGGTGATGCTCTGCAAGAAGCAACATTAACAGTGGCAG GTGGCTATGATAAGCGTCTGAAGGAAAATGTTGAATACCTTGAGGAACTCAAAAGACTCGCAGTGACTGAAGGGGTGTCTGGACAGGTTAATTTTGTTACATCTTGCTCAACATCTGAAAGAAACGAGCTTCTCTCCAACTGCCTCTGTGTTTTATACACTCCCAAG GATGAACATTTCGGTATCGTACCTCTTGAAGCCATGGCAGCCCATAAGCCTGTAATTGCCTGCAATAGTGGTGGCCCAGTGGAAACAGTTGTGAATGAAGTAACAGGGTTTCTGTGTGATCCCTCTCCCGCAGAATTCTCCAAAGCCATGCTGAAACTTGTGAATGATCATGATCTTGCTGTCAGATTGGGTGAACAAGCACGAGACCATGTGGTGCAAAAATTCTCGACCAAGACATTAGGTGATCTCCTCAACAGCTATGTCCTGAATGTCTACCATGAGAGGATTGAATGA